The window GTTCTATATGTGTATTTAGATACATACatccactggaattttgatacatTAGCATAAATGGCATATGGGAGAAGCCCAGGTGTTATGAGGAAGGGCATACATAGGAAGGGCAGCATAAAGGTCAGGGGAGGCTTCCTTGGGAAGCAACACCTGAGCTGGGAACTGAAAAAGAAGTAGGGGTTAACTAAGGGGAGGGATAAGAGGGCATTAGAGGCAAGAGAACAGGGTGAGTGTGGAATTTCACAGCAGGATCAGGAACTGGGCAGGGGATGAAGATAGGGGAATCAGCACAGGTGAgatgatgaaggaaggaagaattatGAAGGAAGGAGAGTGGGAACCACTGAAGGGTTTGAAgactgggggtgggtgggggacacATCAATTACATTCATAGTATAGAAAGTTCCATGAGTTAAGAATTGACCCTCCTTATCTATCTCCCATGTTGTTGGTAAATCATAACATTGGAACTGGTGGATGGCAAATAAGAAGTCTAGATGTATTTGTAGACAGAAGGTCAGAACCACAACATAAGATGTCTTTTGATAACCTATAGAGAAGATATTTCAATTTTgacttgttctgttttttaaaacttcttacaACACTTCCTAAAATTCTCTCAAAACCAAAGCCAGAGTAGAGAGGAGAGTAAAGTCTGCATgactttgtcttttctgtttcccactACTCATTTCTGGGGCATTGCTGTGAATTCTTCATTTAAAGCCTCACTCCCCTTGAAGAGGGGCCCATTTGAATAGTAGCagtagaggaggagaaagggggaactACTAGAAAGTTTTcttcattaagaaaatatattcagacAATGATTTGAGAACATTAAAATAACTCCTTGTGAAAAATCAATAGACAGTTACAAGTGAGTGTTTTCATACAAGCTTACAGAACAGGGAAGATTTTCCAGGCGGCTATCAGCTGACATCACAGATGGCGAGGTGTTTACAGAGCACACTGTGGCCAGCAAGGAGACTGTCTGCAGAAGTGAGCTCACCTTCTCTTCTGAAatccagagagaggagacagaagaattgTTTTTGTTGTGAGCTACTGAGCTAAGTAACTTACTTCTTTCCTCCCTACTCATCACACTCTCATAACTGAGGATGTAAAACTGTAGTTAATTTTTATCTGGGAGCTTTGGGTGAGGTTTACTGAATTCCTAGAATTCATACTATGGCCTTTCTGGCTCTCCTCTGTTCTTGGTAATGGATTCTTGGTTGGATGTTGCATTCATTTCTCCAGTGTTTCCTTACCCTGCAGCTTGTTCTTATAGTTCTTGAAGGTAGTTCTTGCAGTCCCTGaccattccttcctcttcctctcttttcacaTCACATCTGTGATAGGAAGCTAAGAGTGAAGAGTTGGACTGTACATTCTGTGACAATCAGCACAGCTAAATGAATGATTCAGAATGAAGGTAAAGGGAGCCAAAGTGACATCTGACCTTGGCTAACTGATTTTGGAGGTAAGGGTTTTGAGACCCAGGGAACACTATTTGTATTTTAAACCCAGATGATGGTTAGAAATAGTCCTATAACTGCAGTGAGGCCTTCTACTCCATGAATTAATGGGTCATAACTCATGCTCAAGCACCATGTAAATATCCCATGTGTGAATTATCGCATAATATATTCATGCTGTGTTGCTTCTTATAGTTTAATTAGTATATGAAGCTACATGAATTAGATTAACCCAAATGGGATTATGTTATGTGGTGTGTAAAATAGGAGAATGTTAGGaagtatttttcactttttctgggGGGAAAAGCAAGATTGATTTTTCTATGACATCTTTTGGTGTCAGTTTCTGTGATTCTTGGGCTGCAAAAAGTGACATGGGACTTCTGAGTTTTCTGTGGTTGGTTGAACATcattgttcagtaaatatttattgtttttttttaggcATTATAGAGGGATAACACATACCAGATGAAATACGAAGCAATAGCTTTAAAGCCTTGAGAGCAACAGAACTTGGCTGCGTCAACCCAACTTGGCTTAACTCCGGCTCACCGAACAAAATCCCAGATTCTATGCTTTCTGGGCTTGCTATAGCTTTCTGATCCTGGAATCCTCTTCAATTCCAGCTAGATGCTGCGTCAGGCACTTCGCAGATTTGGTCAAAAGCTGGTACATAGACCTCTGCTCAAGGAACCAGTGGCTGAGGATGACCCACAGAGAAGACTGAGCACTCTGGATTTAGTGGCCCTGGGTGTAGGCCGCACAGTGAGTGTAGGTGTGTATGTCCTGGCTGGTGAGGTGGTCAGCAATCAAGCAGGACCATCCATCGTGATTTGCTTTTTGGTGGCCGGCCTATCTTCTGTGTTGTCTGGGCTGTGCTATGCTGAGATTACTGCCCGAGTTCCCCTCTCTGGCTCCTCATATCTCTACACTTATGTCACTATAGGTGAACTCTGGGCTTTTATCACTGGCTGGAACCTCATCTTCTCCCTTGTGGCTGATACAGCCAATGTAACCCGGGCTTGGACTTTAGCTTTTGCCAATCTGCTTGGGAACCAGATCTCTCAGACCCTGCGTGAGAGCATCTTACTGTATGTTCCCCAAGTCCTTGCAGAATATCTAGTCTTCTTTGTTGTGGGCCTTGTGTTGTTGCTCATGGAATTGCAGACTCTGAACCATAGTCAGTTTTTCCTGATTACCAAAGTGATCACGTTGGTGAAACTTTTGGTTCTTGGTTTTGTCATCATCTCTGGAATCATTAAGGGGGATCTGCACAACTGGACGCTCACAGAAGACGACTACATAACGGCTGGACTCAATGACACCTCTAGCTTGAGCCCCCTGGGCTCTGGAGGATTTGTGCCCTTCGGCTTTGAGGGGATTCTCCATGGAGCAGCTACCTGTTTCTATACATTTATTGGTTTCcacaatatttttgaaagagttgaAGAAGCCCAGAATCCCCAGCATTCAGTCCCCATGGGCAttgtgatttcactgttcatctGCCTTCTAGTATATTTTGGTGTCTCTTCAGCACTTACGCTTATGGTGCCCTACTACAAGATTCAACCTGGGAGGACCTTGCCTGAGGCATTTCTCCATATTGGCTGGGCTCCTGCCTACTATGTTGTAGCTTTTGGATTCCTCTGTAGTCTTTCATCTAGCCTCTTGGGCTCTATGTTACCCATACGTCAATTGATACACAAGATGGCAAAGAATGGCCTATTGTTCCCTGTTCTTGCCAGGATAGAAACTGGCACATATGCTACCATCGTGGCCACTGTGATCTTTGGCATTACTGCACCAGTCATGGCAGTCTTCTTTGGACTCATTGATCTTGTGAACTTCAGGTCACTTGGGTCCCTGCTAGCTTACTCCCTGGTGGCTCTTTGTGTTCTCATCCTCAGGTACCAGCCTCAGAGGaggaatgaggaaaatgaagcagaggTGCAGGAGGAGAATGGACCTGCAGCAGAGAGGCTGACTCTACAGGGACTACTTTTTCCAGgcagctcctcctcccccactccactcTCTGGCCGGGTTGTCTATGTTTGCTCCTCACTGCTTGCTCTGCTGCTCACTCTTCTTTGCCTGGTGCTGGCCCAGTGGCCAGTCCTGCTTTCTGGAGACCCAGTGTGGATTTCAGTGGTTATGGTGCTCCTGATGCTCATCACTGGGATCACTGGGGTCATCTGGAGACAGCCTCAGAGCTCCAGTCCCCTTTACTTTAaggtccctgccctgcctcttGTCCCACTACTGAGCATCTTCATGAATGTTTACCTTATGATGCAGATGACAGCTGGCACCTGGGCCAGATTTGGTGTCTCCACGCTTATTGGGCTTGCTATCTATTTCAGCTATGGGATCAAGCACAGTGTGGAGGGAGTTGGAATGGCCAACTCCACTTAAGGTAGGGCCAAAACTGTGGACCTTGAACTCATCAGTGCCCATACATATTTAGTTTGACATCATCATACCTGAATGCAGTCTGGTCCCCCTACACAATAATTTTGAGTACTCTTTAGCAGATGGAAATGAGATCTATGGGATATTGGTGGGGGAATAATTTATTGTGAGTCAAGGATGTGTCTTTGCTCCTTCTTTCCCCCCCCTTATCTGCTTTTCAGTTATGTCTGTAGCTGCctattggctttaaaaaatattttttttttaaatttttttttcaacgtttattttttgggggggacagagagagacagagcatgaatgggggaggggcagagagagagggagacacagaatcagaaacaggctccagactctgagccatcagcccagagccccacgcggggctcgaactcacggactgcgagatcgtgacctggctgaagtcggacgcttaaccgactgcgccacccaggcgcccctaaaaaatattaaaagaaactggaaaaagtgtttttgtttcctttgggtaaatacccagtcagggaattactgaattatataataattacatttttaattttttttagaaacctccatactgtttttttaaagtggctgcaccaatttatattcccaccaacggtatatgagggttcccttttctccatatcctttgccaatacttgttatttcttgtcttttttttttaagtttagccattctgacatgtgtaaaGTAATATatcattgcagttttaatttgcatttcccttatgattcatgatgctgagcatcttttcatgtatgtgttgGTGTCTGCCCatgttttgaatgaattttttttggtgttgagttatgtCAGTTCATAGTATATTTCgcattaaccccttattggatatatcatttgcaaatatcttctcccattcagtaggttgtctttttgttttgc is drawn from Prionailurus bengalensis isolate Pbe53 unplaced genomic scaffold, Fcat_Pben_1.1_paternal_pri Un_scaffold_49, whole genome shotgun sequence and contains these coding sequences:
- the LOC122478316 gene encoding cationic amino acid transporter 3-like — its product is MLRQALRRFGQKLVHRPLLKEPVAEDDPQRRLSTLDLVALGVGRTVSVGVYVLAGEVVSNQAGPSIVICFLVAGLSSVLSGLCYAEITARVPLSGSSYLYTYVTIGELWAFITGWNLIFSLVADTANVTRAWTLAFANLLGNQISQTLRESILLYVPQVLAEYLVFFVVGLVLLLMELQTLNHSQFFLITKVITLVKLLVLGFVIISGIIKGDLHNWTLTEDDYITAGLNDTSSLSPLGSGGFVPFGFEGILHGAATCFYTFIGFHNIFERVEEAQNPQHSVPMGIVISLFICLLVYFGVSSALTLMVPYYKIQPGRTLPEAFLHIGWAPAYYVVAFGFLCSLSSSLLGSMLPIRQLIHKMAKNGLLFPVLARIETGTYATIVATVIFGITAPVMAVFFGLIDLVNFRSLGSLLAYSLVALCVLILRYQPQRRNEENEAEVQEENGPAAERLTLQGLLFPGSSSSPTPLSGRVVYVCSSLLALLLTLLCLVLAQWPVLLSGDPVWISVVMVLLMLITGITGVIWRQPQSSSPLYFKVPALPLVPLLSIFMNVYLMMQMTAGTWARFGVSTLIGLAIYFSYGIKHSVEGVGMANST